A region of the Candidatus Schekmanbacteria bacterium RIFCSPLOWO2_02_FULL_38_14 genome:
GGCTTTACAAAATTTGGCCCTGAACTGTTCTTGGCAGAAATAATGAAACTCCCCAAAAGCAAAACCAACACCCCAACGCCAAAAGATAAAAACAATCTCTTTAATCTCATACTCCTCCTCCCAAAAATCAAACTATTAACTCTTAAACATATAAAGAATGAGGTCTCTGATTCTGCACGAATATCCCCATTCATTATCATACCATGCAAGCACTTTTACCATATTTCCTTCAATCACAACAGTTGAACTTCCGTCAACAATTGACGAACTTGAATTGCCATTAAAATCTATTGATACAAGAGGCTCGCCACTGTATTCAAGAATCCCTTTCAGTTCACCATCTGCAGCTTTTTTGAAAGCTCCGTTAACCTCTTCAACTGTAACAGTTCTCCCAAGCTCTGCAACAAGGTCAACAAGTGAAACATTCGGAGTCGGAACACGGATTGCAAGGCCATCAAACTTCCCTTTAAGCTCAGGAATAACAAGCGCCAGAGCTTTTGCAGCACCAGTGCTGGTTGGTATCATTGATAAAGCAGCTGCCCTTGCCCTTCTTAAATCCTTGTGAGGAAGGTCAAGAATCTTCTGGTCATTTGTATAGGAATGGATTGTTGTCATCAGCCCTCTTTTGAGACCAAATTCGCTGAGAAGAACCTTTGCAACCGGCGCTAAGCAGTTTGTTGTGCATGATGCATTTGAAATAATATTATGCTCTTTAGGATTGTAGTTTTTCTCATTAACCCCCAGGACAATAGTAATGTCAGGGTTTTTTGCAGGAGCAGAAATTATTACCTTTTTTGTGCCGGCGCTAAGATGCTTTGATGCATTTTCTTTGTCAACAAACAGCCCTGTTGATTCAACAACAATATCAACACCAAGGTCTTTCCACGGAAGCTGGGCAGGGTCTTTTACTGAAAGAGCCTTTATTTTCTTCCCGTCAACTACTATGGAATCCTCTGTGTTTTTTACATCCGCTTTGAAAATACCATGAACTGAGTCATACTTTAACAGATGCGCAAGCGTTGCAGGGCTGGTGATATCATTTATTGCAACAATATCTATTTCTTTTGTATTTGCTGACGCTCTCAGAAAATTTCTTCCTATTCTTCCAAATCCGTTGATTCCAACTTTGACTGCCATTTTCTCCTCCTCAAAGCTATTTTACAGTTCAAGTGAATTTTTCATCAGCCATAAGTTGACTGATGAGGCTTTTAGATATTACGATTACAGTTTCCAGATACCGTGTTCTTATAGTTCAAAAACCATATATTTATAATCCGAATATCTACACAAAACAAACTAAAAGCATCAAACTGGTACAGGAAAAAATTTTAAAAGTCAACTCAAAAAATAAATAATAAAAAGGTTGCAAAAACTTTATATCCTGAAAGTTCAAACAGTATAATCAAAGAATTAAAAAATATTTTATTTGACAATCTTAATAAATTTTCATCTATTTATTATAAATATGATTGATACATCTAACGGAAAAAGAATAGATATTGCATGGCAGGTTGGCCTGCAGGTTTCCCTGTTAAAACAGATTGAAGGCAAAGAAGTCAAAT
Encoded here:
- a CDS encoding type I glyceraldehyde-3-phosphate dehydrogenase, whose translation is MAVKVGINGFGRIGRNFLRASANTKEIDIVAINDITSPATLAHLLKYDSVHGIFKADVKNTEDSIVVDGKKIKALSVKDPAQLPWKDLGVDIVVESTGLFVDKENASKHLSAGTKKVIISAPAKNPDITIVLGVNEKNYNPKEHNIISNASCTTNCLAPVAKVLLSEFGLKRGLMTTIHSYTNDQKILDLPHKDLRRARAAALSMIPTSTGAAKALALVIPELKGKFDGLAIRVPTPNVSLVDLVAELGRTVTVEEVNGAFKKAADGELKGILEYSGEPLVSIDFNGNSSSSIVDGSSTVVIEGNMVKVLAWYDNEWGYSCRIRDLILYMFKS